From the genome of Nitrospirota bacterium, one region includes:
- a CDS encoding MoaD/ThiS family protein — MITVRFFAVLKKLVGQDTMRVDVNGHTTLKELLDRLEQEIPSLRVTLREGRTLVAVNQEIAQEETLISDGDEVAFLPPFAGGQL, encoded by the coding sequence GTGATTACAGTCAGATTTTTCGCAGTTCTCAAGAAGCTGGTGGGGCAAGACACGATGCGTGTTGACGTGAACGGCCACACCACGCTGAAGGAGCTTCTCGACCGGCTCGAACAAGAGATTCCATCGCTTCGAGTCACGCTCCGAGAAGGACGCACGTTGGTTGCGGTGAACCAAGAAATCGCCCAAGAGGAAACGCTCATTTCCGACGGCGACGAGGTGGCGTTCCTTCCCCCATTTGCCGGCGGACAACTCTAA
- a CDS encoding methyltransferase dimerization domain-containing protein — MANTRKKKPARRQGPARKHQLTKALDPMTVARVSSAYWHSKVLHVANRLDVFNRLAGKALSAGELARETGADERGLDILLIAATSLGFLERLSGRYRNSPLANTFLVKTSPRYQGGIVSMFESWYPTWDKLYDAVVTGKPPVQKPHDQGEEATRTYIYGMHYRGVAQAQLLAKKISLKGRSHLVDIAGGPGTFSIMFCKQNKGLSATVIDQPQTLAVTREIITSHEMTGRVHTKPGDYLNEAFGSGYDAALLSSMLNQESPAVVQDIFRKTHQALAPGGLVIVQDQMLNDNKSGPVLSAMIGVNQLLHTPGGSAHSGQEVAEWMVAVGFSKIRRVAMPAPSPFTVLTGVKPS; from the coding sequence ATGGCGAACACGAGAAAGAAGAAACCGGCTCGTCGGCAAGGCCCGGCGCGCAAGCACCAGCTAACGAAAGCGCTCGATCCGATGACGGTCGCTCGCGTGAGTTCCGCGTACTGGCACTCCAAAGTGCTCCACGTGGCGAACCGTCTGGACGTGTTTAACCGCCTGGCGGGCAAGGCCTTGTCCGCGGGTGAACTCGCCCGTGAGACCGGGGCGGACGAGCGAGGGTTGGACATCCTCTTGATCGCCGCGACTTCGTTGGGATTCCTGGAACGCCTGAGTGGGCGATACCGCAACAGCCCGCTCGCGAATACGTTTCTGGTCAAGACCAGTCCGCGGTACCAAGGCGGGATCGTCTCGATGTTCGAGAGTTGGTATCCGACGTGGGATAAGCTGTACGACGCGGTGGTCACCGGTAAGCCGCCGGTTCAGAAGCCGCACGACCAGGGAGAAGAGGCGACGCGCACCTACATCTACGGGATGCACTATCGCGGGGTGGCGCAGGCGCAACTCCTGGCGAAGAAAATTTCTCTCAAAGGCCGCTCGCACTTGGTGGATATTGCGGGTGGGCCCGGGACGTTCTCCATCATGTTCTGCAAACAGAACAAAGGATTGTCAGCCACCGTGATCGACCAGCCGCAAACGTTGGCGGTGACGAGGGAGATCATCACATCGCACGAGATGACCGGCCGCGTCCACACCAAGCCCGGCGACTACCTCAACGAGGCGTTCGGCAGCGGATATGACGCGGCATTGCTGTCGTCGATGCTCAATCAGGAATCACCCGCGGTGGTGCAAGACATCTTCCGGAAGACCCATCAGGCGCTTGCACCCGGGGGGCTCGTGATCGTGCAGGATCAAATGCTCAACGACAACAAGTCCGGCCCGGTGTTGTCGGCGATGATCGGAGTCAATCAACTACTTCATACACCCGGGGGATCCGCCCACTCGGGCCAGGAAGTCGCCGAGTGGATGGTCGCGGTAGGGTTCAGCAAGATCAGACGAGTTGCGATGCCCGCCCCGAGTCCATTCACGGTGCTCACGGGGGTGAAACCGTCGTAA
- the moaC gene encoding cyclic pyranopterin monophosphate synthase MoaC, with protein MAENDLTHFNADGRARMVDVSEKNETDRTAVAEGTVYMLPATFERIRAGQIKKGDVLAVAQVAGIMGAKRTPDIIPMCHPLLLTGVDISFTEHSEPNANGQSAITVTASVKVHGQTGVEMEALTAVSVALLTIYDMCKAIDKGMTFGEVGLLKKTGGKSGTFIAPSRGERARAAR; from the coding sequence ATGGCCGAGAATGACCTCACCCACTTCAACGCCGATGGTCGGGCGCGCATGGTGGACGTCAGCGAGAAAAACGAAACGGATCGAACCGCAGTGGCCGAGGGCACCGTATACATGCTGCCCGCCACCTTTGAGCGCATTCGCGCCGGACAGATCAAGAAGGGGGATGTCTTGGCGGTCGCGCAGGTCGCCGGAATCATGGGCGCCAAACGCACCCCCGACATTATCCCCATGTGCCACCCGCTGTTGTTGACCGGCGTGGACATTTCGTTCACCGAACATTCCGAACCGAACGCCAACGGACAGAGTGCGATCACCGTGACGGCATCCGTCAAAGTTCACGGGCAAACCGGCGTGGAGATGGAAGCGCTCACCGCAGTGTCCGTCGCGCTGCTGACAATCTACGACATGTGCAAGGCCATCGACAAGGGGATGACGTTCGGCGAGGTGGGTCTCCTCAAGAAGACCGGCGGGAAATCGGGTACGTTCATCGCGCCGTCCCGCGGCGAGCGCGCCCGCGCGGCCCGGTAA
- a CDS encoding histidine phosphatase family protein, giving the protein MAPVWSTTLRPDTMIGQPLEKSDRERATMRDRKALRGSVLFCRHGATDYHPDRFYEEGEGPSLNADGLAQAEALGRWFARGPIPVEAVYVSPTFRTRQTVAPVERVLGLRATPLPEVAERSMGRWNGRLVDEVKRQDPEEWNRWKADPLGFAPPDGESLAVFGRRVDTALNDLMSRHAGGGVVIVTHVGTIRAALCAALGCPLEQGKRFVIEPGSVTRVDYTTSWPNLVFMGIQPT; this is encoded by the coding sequence ATGGCTCCGGTTTGGTCAACGACCCTTCGCCCCGACACCATGATCGGCCAGCCCCTGGAAAAATCCGACCGCGAACGCGCCACCATGCGCGATCGCAAAGCCCTCCGGGGGAGCGTGCTGTTTTGTCGTCACGGCGCCACGGATTATCACCCGGATCGGTTCTATGAAGAGGGAGAAGGGCCGTCGCTCAATGCGGATGGATTGGCGCAAGCCGAAGCGCTTGGCCGGTGGTTCGCGCGAGGGCCGATTCCGGTTGAAGCGGTCTACGTGAGTCCGACGTTCAGAACGCGCCAAACGGTCGCTCCGGTTGAGCGGGTCCTGGGTTTGCGGGCGACGCCGCTGCCTGAAGTGGCCGAACGCAGCATGGGGCGATGGAACGGGCGGTTGGTGGACGAGGTGAAACGCCAAGACCCGGAGGAGTGGAACCGTTGGAAGGCGGACCCGCTCGGATTTGCTCCGCCGGATGGCGAATCGCTCGCCGTGTTCGGGCGTCGCGTCGACACGGCGCTGAATGACCTGATGAGCCGCCACGCCGGCGGAGGCGTTGTGATCGTCACACACGTCGGGACGATTCGCGCCGCGTTGTGTGCCGCGCTCGGGTGTCCGCTGGAGCAGGGCAAGCGGTTCGTCATCGAACCCGGCAGCGTCACGCGGGTGGATTACACGACCAGTTGGCCGAACTTGGTGTTCATGGGCATTCAACCAACGTAA
- a CDS encoding outer membrane lipoprotein-sorting protein, whose translation MRRVSLRAGFMALGVIAVVCATAIAAEPELTGLDVMKKTRELYLANDQLSTVTLRKIDKRGDEQKIVTKRYWKAYGGKDGFESKTLFVTEFPPDQRGVGFLIWDYHKAGQADDLRLYLPSLKQVRRMTTREQDDAFMGSDLTFADLGQRELDEDTHTLLRTERCGATPCYVVQSVPKDQESLYGKKLTWVPVTDFTPLRIDYYDRKGDLLKTQAIEWQRPNNVWAWKRAEVKNVQTSHKTLFEISDLRNNVGLSDDEFSERILKTGPRR comes from the coding sequence ATGAGACGAGTCAGTCTGCGCGCTGGGTTCATGGCGCTCGGGGTGATCGCCGTCGTGTGTGCCACGGCCATCGCCGCCGAGCCCGAACTGACGGGTCTTGACGTGATGAAAAAGACCCGAGAGCTGTACTTGGCGAACGACCAGTTGTCCACGGTCACGTTGCGCAAGATCGACAAGCGGGGCGACGAGCAAAAGATCGTGACCAAACGCTACTGGAAGGCCTATGGCGGCAAGGACGGGTTCGAGAGCAAAACCCTGTTCGTCACGGAGTTCCCGCCGGATCAGCGCGGCGTCGGATTTCTGATCTGGGATTACCACAAGGCCGGTCAGGCCGACGACTTGCGCCTCTACCTGCCGAGTTTGAAGCAAGTCCGGCGCATGACGACCCGCGAGCAGGACGACGCGTTCATGGGGTCCGACCTGACGTTCGCGGACCTCGGACAGCGCGAGCTCGATGAAGACACCCACACGCTCTTGAGGACCGAGCGGTGCGGGGCGACGCCGTGTTACGTGGTCCAGAGCGTTCCCAAGGACCAGGAAAGCCTGTACGGCAAGAAACTCACGTGGGTCCCTGTCACGGACTTTACCCCGCTGCGCATCGACTACTACGACCGAAAAGGCGATCTGCTCAAAACGCAGGCGATTGAATGGCAGCGTCCCAACAACGTCTGGGCGTGGAAACGCGCCGAGGTCAAAAACGTCCAAACCTCACACAAAACTCTGTTCGAGATCAGCGATCTGCGAAACAACGTGGGGCTGAGCGACGACGAGTTTAGTGAGCGTATTCTCAAGACTGGTCCCCGTCGGTAG
- a CDS encoding ATP-binding cassette domain-containing protein has translation MASSIILANRLSKVYPGGKTALADMDLAVSEGEILGFLGPNGAGKTSTIKILTTLSRPSGGSASVAGFDVVREGAAVRRAIGYVAQEAGVDYFLTGRENLTLQGRLYHLDSNTIADRTNELLELFDLKSVADQLVSSYSGGTKRKLDIATALLHHPRVLFLDEPTLGLDLQSRHALWEYIRRLNTSHGMTIFLTTHYLEEADKLSHRVAIVDQGGLKVVGSPDTLKDGVGGDAIRLTFESGSPSPPVWQTLKAHPLVKDVVAEGESLHVVVKEGREALPKLLPALDAVNAGIRSITVSRPSLDDVFLKYTGKAFAAEDSSNGAAWWTKWQQGGGSWGKQWASSESETAESGGERDDQAPQTSHAASEAPGAAGSAQNGRDSGKGDWKQWADKGQAGGQGVSPEGWSQESWKDKALP, from the coding sequence ATGGCGTCCTCGATTATCCTGGCCAACCGCCTCTCAAAGGTCTATCCCGGGGGCAAGACCGCCCTGGCCGACATGGATCTCGCGGTCTCGGAGGGGGAGATCCTGGGGTTTCTGGGGCCGAATGGCGCGGGAAAGACCTCCACCATCAAGATTCTGACCACCCTGAGTCGGCCGTCCGGCGGGAGCGCCTCCGTGGCCGGGTTTGACGTGGTCCGAGAGGGCGCCGCGGTCCGCCGAGCGATCGGATATGTGGCGCAAGAAGCCGGTGTTGATTACTTTCTGACCGGACGCGAAAATCTGACGCTGCAGGGCCGCCTCTACCACCTCGATTCCAACACCATTGCCGACCGGACCAATGAACTGCTGGAGCTTTTTGATCTGAAATCCGTGGCCGACCAACTCGTGTCTTCGTACTCGGGCGGCACCAAACGGAAACTCGACATCGCGACCGCGCTCCTGCACCACCCACGCGTGTTGTTTCTCGATGAGCCGACGTTGGGGCTTGATCTGCAGTCCCGGCACGCGCTCTGGGAGTATATTCGCCGACTGAATACGTCCCACGGAATGACCATTTTTCTGACCACGCACTACTTGGAGGAAGCCGACAAGTTGTCGCACCGCGTCGCGATCGTCGACCAGGGGGGACTCAAGGTCGTGGGGTCTCCCGACACGCTCAAAGACGGAGTCGGTGGTGACGCGATCCGCCTGACCTTTGAGTCCGGGTCCCCGAGCCCTCCGGTGTGGCAAACCCTGAAGGCTCATCCCCTGGTCAAGGACGTGGTCGCCGAGGGAGAAAGTCTCCACGTGGTCGTCAAGGAAGGCCGTGAGGCGTTGCCCAAGCTGCTGCCGGCGCTGGATGCGGTCAACGCGGGGATCCGCTCGATCACGGTGTCGCGGCCCAGCCTCGACGACGTGTTCCTCAAGTACACCGGAAAGGCGTTTGCGGCGGAGGATTCGTCCAACGGAGCGGCGTGGTGGACCAAGTGGCAGCAGGGCGGCGGGTCGTGGGGCAAGCAGTGGGCGTCTTCGGAGTCCGAGACCGCCGAATCCGGGGGCGAGCGCGACGATCAGGCGCCGCAGACGTCGCACGCCGCGTCCGAGGCCCCGGGAGCCGCAGGATCGGCCCAGAATGGCCGGGATTCCGGCAAGGGTGACTGGAAACAATGGGCGGACAAGGGCCAGGCTGGAGGACAAGGGGTTTCGCCCGAGGGGTGGTCCCAGGAGTCCTGGAAGGACAAGGCGTTACCGTGA
- a CDS encoding ABC transporter permease: MTAAFADTWFLFLKYSRITLRMPMWTLFGLVQPLIWLVIFGQLFSHFARMAGFPATSYLDFLAPGIVVMTVLFGSSWSGVNLLREITFGTIEKMMVTAVNRPAIVLSRVLHNGVLVVLQVAIVLAVAAALGANIDMSGPSLLVLLATVFGMGLGFASLSNGIALKLRREEPLVVAGNMMTLPLMFFTSAFIPKVFMPGWIAAIASVNPVHYSVEAARTLLTGQRWDADFGLAIGVVAAFCAASLAWSMWLFMRERA; encoded by the coding sequence GTGACCGCCGCATTCGCCGACACGTGGTTTCTCTTCCTCAAGTATTCGCGCATCACCCTGCGGATGCCGATGTGGACGTTGTTCGGTCTCGTCCAGCCGCTGATCTGGCTGGTGATCTTCGGTCAGCTCTTCTCGCACTTTGCTCGGATGGCCGGGTTTCCCGCCACCAGCTATCTGGACTTCTTGGCGCCCGGTATCGTGGTGATGACCGTGTTGTTCGGTTCGTCGTGGTCGGGGGTGAATCTCTTGCGGGAAATTACCTTCGGGACGATCGAAAAGATGATGGTGACGGCGGTCAACCGACCGGCGATCGTCTTGAGCCGAGTGCTCCACAACGGGGTGTTGGTGGTTTTACAGGTCGCGATCGTGCTGGCGGTGGCGGCCGCGCTGGGCGCGAACATCGACATGAGCGGTCCCAGCCTGCTCGTGTTGCTGGCGACGGTGTTCGGCATGGGACTCGGTTTCGCGAGTCTGTCCAACGGGATTGCGCTCAAGTTGCGGCGCGAGGAACCCCTCGTGGTGGCGGGCAACATGATGACGCTCCCGTTGATGTTCTTTACTTCGGCGTTTATCCCCAAAGTGTTCATGCCGGGGTGGATCGCCGCGATCGCGTCGGTCAACCCGGTTCACTACAGCGTGGAGGCTGCGCGGACCTTGCTGACGGGACAACGCTGGGACGCTGATTTCGGGCTCGCGATCGGGGTCGTGGCGGCGTTTTGCGCGGCGTCGCTTGCGTGGTCCATGTGGCTCTTTATGCGCGAACGGGCGTAA
- a CDS encoding molybdenum cofactor biosynthesis protein MoaE, whose product MVPKETGSTLEWVRIQEDDFSVEDEVNRIKERSKRVGGIVTFLGTARDFSKGRDINRIDFEYYPGMAEKRLNEIRERALQDYDIIEASIIHRVGRIETGENIVLIVVAAEHRKDAFRACEWCIDELKRITPIWKREETTQGEVWVVEHP is encoded by the coding sequence ATGGTCCCTAAGGAAACCGGTTCGACTCTGGAGTGGGTCCGAATTCAGGAAGACGACTTCTCGGTCGAAGACGAGGTCAACAGAATCAAAGAGCGGTCCAAACGTGTGGGAGGGATTGTGACCTTCCTGGGGACCGCCCGGGATTTCTCCAAAGGACGCGACATCAACCGGATCGATTTCGAATACTACCCGGGAATGGCGGAAAAGCGGCTGAACGAAATCCGCGAACGCGCCCTCCAGGACTATGACATCATCGAGGCAAGCATCATCCATCGGGTCGGACGCATCGAAACCGGCGAAAACATCGTGCTGATCGTCGTCGCCGCGGAACATCGCAAAGACGCGTTCCGCGCCTGCGAGTGGTGCATCGATGAATTGAAGCGGATTACACCGATCTGGAAGCGGGAAGAAACCACCCAAGGCGAGGTCTGGGTGGTCGAACATCCTTAA